One genomic region from Candida albicans SC5314 chromosome 6, complete sequence encodes:
- a CDS encoding RNA-DNA hybrid ribonuclease (Putative ribonuclease H1; possibly an essential gene, disruptants not obtained by UAU1 method; flow model biofilm induced; Spider biofilm induced): MPYYAVAKGSKTGVYSNWGDCKEQVHGYSGASYKKFSTAAEANAFVQSGGKSGSSSSYSSGGRSSGGISGSSRSSGGYSGGYSGGYSGGYSGGYSGGSSKRSSSSSTSSSSTTTNRVYVDGASRGNGQTSKAPSGYGVYYGPNDSRNVAVPLDRVDKNTSYKPTNQRAELHGVKHALKNIHNDLQSGKATGKTEIHSDSKYAIQSVNEWSSNWAKNGWKNSKGETVANKDLIQETVALKNSINKTYQDKNWGNLEFVHVKGHAGDPGNEAADRLANQGADQYGKK, translated from the coding sequence ATGCCATATTACGCTGTTGCTAAAGGATCAAAAACTGGTGTATACAGTAATTGGGGTGATTGTAAAGAACAAGTCCACGGTTATAGTGGCGCATCTTATAAGAAATTCAGTACTGCTGCTGAAGCCAATGCATTCGTGCAAAGTGGGGGCAAATCAGGATCAAGTTCATCTTATAGTTCCGGAGGTAGATCATCAGGTGGAATTTCTGGTTCTAGTCGCTCATCAGGTGGTTATTCTGGTGGTTATTCCGGTGGTTATTCCGGTGGCTATTCCGGTGGCTACTCTGGTGGTAGCTCAAAGcgttcttcttcctcttcaacatcttcttcttctactactactaatcGTGTTTATGTTGATGGTGCTTCAAGAGGAAATGGACAAACCAGCAAGGCTCCATCAGGATATGGTGTTTATTATGGTCCTAATGATTCAAGAAATGTTGCTGTTCCCTTGGATAGAGTAGATAAAAACACTTCATATAAACCTACAAATCAACGTGCTGAATTACATGGTGTGAAACAtgcattgaaaaatatccaCAATGATTTACAACTGGGTAAAGCTACGGGGAAAACCGAAATTCATAGTGATTCGAAATATGCTATTCAAAGTGTTAATGAATGGTCCAGTAATTGGGCAAAGAATGGTTGGAAGAATTCCAAAGGGGAAACTGTTGCTAATAAAGATTTGATTCAGGAAACTGTTGCATTAAAAAATAGTATTAACAAAACTTATCAAGATAAAAATTGGGGAAATTTGGAATTTGTTCATGTTAAAGGTCATGCTGGTGATCCTGGTAATGAAGCTGCTGATAGATTGGCAAATCAAGGAGCTGATCAATATGGCAAGAAGTAG
- the AYR2 gene encoding Ayr2p (Putative NADPH-dependent 1-acyl dihydroxyacetone phosphate reductase; shows colony morphology-related gene regulation by Ssn6p) — protein sequence MSPKYALVTGASSGIGYNLAIELSKKGYKVIGCSPQSVLFGQKPLEQEYGVISLPLDVTDIDNIKTVLKKVEEITGGRLDVLYNNAGISISGPAIEIDETQLNKVFQVNVIGQINMTKYFAPLIINAKGTILFTSSVAARVPLSWVSAYNATKAAIDAYALTLHGEMAPFGVRVHSVITGGVDTAICDGNIKTSLGDSFYDVDGVYESIRSSAMMSRDLNISPEQYAKEVVRDIVSWRDPGFNLYHGARSYFLHWVSRFLPLWLVEFGVQIHFKQRRVLQTIAKLIKVKKSQEKKYV from the coding sequence aTGTCTCCTAAATACGCTTTAGTCACTGGTGCTTCTTCCGGTATTGGATATAATCTTGCCATTGAATTATCGAAAAAAGGTTATAAAGTCATTGGATGTTCCCCACAACTGGTTTTATTTGGTCAAAAACCTTTGGAACAAGAATATGGTGTCATATCTCTCCCATTAGACGTCACagatattgataatatcaagactgttttgaaaaaagtcGAAGAAATAACCGGAGGAAGATTAGATgtattatataataatgcTGGTATATCTATTTCAGGTCCagcaattgaaattgatgaaacacaattgaataaagtTTTCCAAGTCAATGTAATTGGTCAAATTAATATGACAAAATATTTTGCTCCTTTGATTATCAATGCTAAAGGAACTATTCTTTTCACAAGTTCTGTTGCAGCTAGAGTTCCCTTAAGTTGGGTTAGTGCATATAATGCCACCAAAGCTGCCATTGATGCCTATGCCTTGACGTTGCATGGGGAAATGGCACCATTTGGTGTAAGGGTTCACAGTGTAATAACCGGTGGGGTCGATACTGCTATCTGTGATGGTAATATTAAAACATCATTAGGTGATTCATTCTATGATGTTGATGGTGTTTATGAATCAATCAGAAGTTCAGCAATGATGAGTCGTGATTTAAATATATCACCGGAACAATATGCTAAAGAAGTTGTCAGAGATATTGTCTCTTGGCGTGATCCGggatttaatttatatcatGGAGCCAGATCTTATTTCTTGCATTGGGTTAGTCGTTTCTTGCCATTATGGcttgttgaatttggtgTTCAAATCCATTTCAAACAACGCAGAGTATTACAAACTATTgccaaattgataaaagtTAAAAAATCACAGGAAAAGAAGTATGTATAA